In Colletotrichum higginsianum IMI 349063 chromosome 3, whole genome shotgun sequence, a genomic segment contains:
- a CDS encoding SAP domain-containing protein produces MKDWSKQTVVQLKAELKRRGLGVAGLKQELVDRLAESDNEAASQNPEASPEPVLAESPKTEADEAAEAPAETTPIDTTPKDVPIAETGIKIAGVVENVPQATDEQTATEPDEQDTTATVPESIAAADPTPPAPAEIAQDAQKRKRRSESPVESSELVSRKRAKADQDRVDAANDNDAEGSDQSGIAAIVGQVTEGVKETLKESLEGGTSLVDDIAKDAMDISENITDAMDQDQPPTDADGENTAMVTDDGDIHDRANEGHAANAEAWEESRNIDHTPEPAHQSINRQDGDDDIVMDHERTVEAARHYATESLYIKNLMRPLKEDTVRAHLVELAAPIDAEPNNNDIDVFYLDQVKTHAFAIFSSVTKASRVRNALHGVRWPDESNRKELWVDFVPTDKIQLWIDEEQAQSRDRSIRFEVLYDEDGVARLVSGSAAQPARPAPEPTRLAPSGPAVKDVNNIPLGPRGGLGTQGAPSGPRGDAQRGPGPRPPRQIQGFPGGAVQTTRASPPISFQPVSDDLGARRIRNMRSHYTTEIGRDMGPETDINRYTFENGDKFVDRGKENFVGIRPPHREGDRRRQMAGGAPPPRGPPPSSRGGRRGGNGRRGNRMVSDRYLPGINEGGPYRQGDRGNFGPRPDNGRRFRSDDRDGWY; encoded by the coding sequence ATGAAGGACTGGAGCAAGCAGACCGTCGTCCAGCTCAAAGCGGAGTTGAAGCGCAGAGGACTCGGTGTCGCCGGCCTTAAGCAGGAACTTGTTGATCGCCTTGCAGAAAGCGACAATGAAGCTGCGTCCCAAAACCCAGAGGCATCCCCAGAGCCTGTACTGGCTGAGAGCCCCAAGaccgaggcggacgaggctgCAGAGGCGCCTGCCGAAACCACCCCCATCGACACCACTCCCAAAGATGTCCCCATCGCCGAAACCGGGATCAAAATTGCTGGAGTAGTCGAAAATGTCCCGCAAGCCACCGACGAACAAACGGCCACCGAGCCGGACGAGCAAGACACGACCGCGACCGTTCCAGAGTCAATCGCAGCAGCAGACCCTAcacctcctgctcctgccGAGATAGCGCAAGATGCGCAAAAACGGAAACGTCGATCAGAGAGTCCAGTCGAATCATCCGAATTGGTCTCTCGCAAGCGCGCCAAGGCAGACCAGGACCGCGTCGACGCGGCCAACGACAACGATGCCGAGGGCTCGGACCAATCTGGCATCGCCGCGATCGTGGGCCAAGTCACGGAGGGCGTCAAGGAAACCTTGAAAGAGAGCTTGGAGGGCGGCACTAGTCTCGTTGACGACATTGCGAAGGATGCAATGGACATCTCAGAGAACATCACCGATGCTATGGATCAAGACCAGCCGCCGACCGATGCAGACGGCGAGAATACGGCAATGGTGACAGATGATGGCGACATCCACGATAGAGCGAACGAAGGCCATGCTGCCAACGCTGAAGCCTGGGAGGAATCCAGAAATATTGACCACACGCCCGAGCCAGCGCACCAGAGCATAAACCGTCaagatggcgacgatgataTCGTCATGGATCACGAGAGAACCGTTGAAGCAGCCAGGCACTATGCCACCGAATCCCTCTACATCAAGAATCTTATGAGGCCTCTTAAAGAGGACACGGTGCGCGCACATCTGGTGGAGCTGGCGGCTCCTATCGATGCAGAGCCTAACAACAACGATATCGACGTTTTTTACCTCGATCAGGTCAAGACCCACGCTTTTGCCATCTTCAGCTCCGTTACCAAGGCTTCACGCGTTCGAAACGCCCTGCACGGCGTCCGCTGGCCTGATGAAAGCAACCGCAAAGAGCTGTGGGTGGACTTCGTCCCAACGGACAAGATACAGCTTTGGATTGACGAAGAGCAGGCTCAAAGCCGCGACAGAAGTATCCGCTTCGAAGTTCTGTacgacgaggatggtgtCGCTCGTCTAGTCTCGGGATCCGCAGCTCAACCCGCACGACCAGCCCCTGAGCCAACCAGGCTTGCACCTTCCGGCCCCGCGGTCAAGGACGTGAACAATATCCCCCTTGGTCCCCGTGGTGGTCTAGGGACACAAGGTGCGCCTTCGGGGCCCAGAGGGGATGCGCAGCGCGGACCTGGCCCGAGACCTCCGCGACAGATTCAGGGCTTCCCCGGGGGCGCCGTTCAAACCACCCGTGCCAGCCCACCGATATCCTTCCAGCCTGTCTCGGACGACCTGGGCGCTAGGCGTATCAGAAATATGCGATCTCACTATACTACTGAGATCGGTCGCGACATGGGTCCCGAGACCGACATCAACCGCTACACCTTCGAGAATGGTGACAAATTTGTCGACCGCGGCAAAGAGAACTTTGTGGGAATTCGCCCCCCACACCGTGAAGGCGACCGACGTCGACAGATGGCTGGTGGGGCACCACCGCCCAGGGGACCGCCCCCTTCATCGCGTGGCGGCAGGCGCGGCGGTAACGGTCGCCGTGGAAATCGCATGGTAAGCGACAGGTACCTGCCCGGCATCAACGAGGGTGGCCCTTACAGACAGGGTGATCGCGGAAACTTTGGACCTCGCCCCGACAACGGTCGTCGCTTCCGCTCGGACGACCGCGACGGTTGGTACTAG